Proteins from a single region of Schistocerca gregaria isolate iqSchGreg1 chromosome 3, iqSchGreg1.2, whole genome shotgun sequence:
- the LOC126353978 gene encoding NADH-ubiquinone oxidoreductase chain 5-like — protein sequence MAGLGANFEFDLKKIIALSTLRQLGLIIRILAIGYPKLAFFHLLAHALFKALLFICAGSIIHNLKDSQDIRFIGSIVNFIPLTSVCFNVSSLSLCGIPFLAGFYSKDLIPEMACLR from the coding sequence atggctggattgggcgctaattttgagtttgatttaaagaagattattgctctttctactttaagacaacttggtttaataataagaattttggctataggttatccaaagcttgcattttttcatttattggctcatgctttatttaaggcattattatttatatgtgcaggttcaataattcataatttgaaggattctcaggatattcgttttataggatcaattgttaatttcatacctttaacttcagtttgttttaatgtttctagtttatctttgtgtggaataccttttttagcgggattttattcaaaggatttaattcctgAGATggcttgtttaagatga